The genomic stretch CTTTTTTAAAGAAGTCGTCTTCCCCTAGCCAGGCTATGACTGAATTTCGGGTGAAGGGGATGTGTACTGTCCTGTAAAATGTTACGTTTTCTGAGGATGAGTTTTGTGTACAGGCTGGAAGCAGTTGATTCTTGGTCCATACTACCAATGATCCTTCCCCACTGTCTTGATCAGGCACTGAAGCTTGGCCTTGCGCTCGCATGTTGCCAAATGCATGTCAGACCAAAGGGCAACACATTCTGCAGGACATATTTGTAAAACATATGTGGGATATGATGATTAACATTAAAATGGttttgctttttattttttatttttttactatctGTTCTAGTGACTGTTTCTTTGCAAGGGCACAGACATTGAattgctgtttgtttgtttatattGGTATTTATGTGGTCACTCTTATCGACTGACTCCCTGTTGATCTTTGTTGGGGGTAATTAAGTACCAGAACATTGAGGCAGGGTCTAAATCACTATATTCCTTTCGATCAGCGCTCTGCAAGGGAAGCTGTTCTGGACAGCACCAGGACGCTCTCGGAGCTGAAAGTATATCTGGAGCGGAGGGGCAACCAAGTGAAGGAGATGATCAGGGCTCAGGAAAAGGTGGAGGTGAACTGGGCGGAGGCCCAACTGCAGCGTCTGGAGCAGGAGATTATTGCGCTGAAGAAGAGAGACTCTGAGCTGAAGAAACTCACACTGACCCAAGATGACGCATACTTCCTTCAGGTATAAGTACTTCTTTGTTTAATACTCCTTACACAGAGTAGTAGAAGTAGAAACTGGATTATCTTGAGGATAATCGGTTTTGCAGAATGATATCTTTAAATGAACAGACATAATTTGCTGCCCTGGAGTTCAGCTATATGTGAAGCCATTTTCTTTCTTCAATCTTTCAAGCATTACCAAGACCCCAGGAGCTCTCCTGTATCTGAAGACTTGCCGAGCATCAACATTGACCCGCTGTGTGATTTTGGGACAGTAAAGAGAGCTTATACTCATTTCAAGGAGCAGTTGGAATGCTTCTGTGATGAAGGAATGAAGAGGATATTGAACACAGGTAGAATTTCAGTGgttccccactgggcacagacgtcaattcaatgtctattccacgttggttcaatgcaATTTCAttaaaatgacgtggaaacaacattgattcaaccagtgtgttcccAGTGTGTTAAGACAGCATGTGAGATGTGAATGAGGTACTGTATATCTTTTGAAAACCCTTGAATTTTGGAGTCTGGGTTTTAAAAGCTTgtaagaaataataataatgtgtgtatctgtgtccaTTTCCACAGTAAAAGCCATCCATATGCTTCAGTCACCAAAGCCCAGCCAATGTAAGTGTGTTTATCATCTCAGCATGCAGAATTTTTCAAGAAACCCCCccacaaaaaacacaaaatactgtaGCCTATGTGAGCTAAAATGTTTGTGCAATTATTTCAGTTTCAGCTCCAAAGACAATTGGTCAAGCCAATGGGAGCCCCCCAGCCTTCAAGCCCGCCCTGGTAATGGGGGAACCTGCAGTAACCTGCgactctcccctttccctctgtaCAAAGTCCTCTATCTTGAAGTGTTCTTCTATGAGCAAACCTCCAACTGGCTCAGCGATCCTATTCACCGAAAAAGGGCCATCAAATGACACTAAACCTGCTGCTAGAGTAGAGACCATCCTCACCAAACCCGTGTCCACCACTGACAACCTTCTCTTGACCAAATCGGCATCTAATATGAACATCAATCCCCTGCTTACTAAATCCTCATCTAACACTGAAGGGTTCACCAAACCTGCATCTGGAGCTGGTATAGCAGTCCTTAACAGCACACCTGCTACCACAACAAGTAGCAGCATTTTCAATTGTCCTGTCGGTGTTTGTGGTAAGCCTGCAGTTGACGTGGATGATTTTTGTAAGGCAGCATTAAACACTGACAGCGGTCCTTTCACCAAACTTGTATCTGACAACAATAGTAGAGAAAAGCCTAGCACAGGTTTCTCCTTTGGCGAGCCTAAATGTAACGCAGGCTCATCCCTCTTTGGCAAGCCTGAATCTAACACAGGTTCACCCCTCTTTGGCAAGCCTAAATGTAACGCAGGCTCGTCCCTCTTTGGCAAGCCTGAATCTAACACAGGTTCGTCCCTCTTTGGCAAGCCTGAATCTAACACAGGTTCGTCCCTCTTTGGCAAGCCTGAATCTAACACAGGTTCGTCCCTCTTTGGCAAGCCTGAATCTAACACAGGTTCGTCCCTCTTTGGCAAGCCTGAATCTAACACAGGTTCGTCCCTCTTTGGCAAGCCTGAATCTAACACAGGTTCGTCCCTCTTTGGCAAGCCTGAATCTAACACAGGTTCGTCCCTCTTTGGCAAGCCTGAATCTAACACAGGTTCGTCCCTCTTTGGCAAGCCTGAATCTAACACAGGTTCGTCCCTCTTTGGTAAGCCTGAATCTAACACAGGTTCGTCCCTCTTTGGCAAGCCTGAATCTAACACAGGTTCGTCCCTCTTTGGCAAGCCTGAATCTAACACAGGTTCGTCCCTCTTTGGCAAGCCTGAATCTAACACAGGTTCGTCCCTCTTTGGCAAGCCTGAATCTAACACAGGTTCGTCCCTCTTTGGCAAGCCTGAATCTAACACAGGTTCGTCCCTCTTTGGCAAGCCTGAATCTAACACAGGTTCGTCCCTCTTTGGCAAGCCTGAATCTAACACAGGTTCGTCCCTCTTTGGCAAGCCTGAATCTAACACAGGTTCGTCCCTCTTTGGCAAGCCTGAATCTAACACAGGTTCGTCCCTCTTTGGCAAGCCTGAATCTAACACAGGTTCGTCCCTCTTTGGCAAGCCTGAATCTAACACAGGTTCGTCCCTCTTTGGCAAGCCTGAATCTAACACAGGTTCGTCCCTCTTTGGCAAGCCTGAATCTAACACAGGTTCGTCCCTCTTTGGCAAGCTTGAATCTAACACAGGTTCGTCCCTCTTTGGCAAGCCTGAATCTAACACAGGTTCGTCCCTCTTTGGCAAGCCTGAAGCTAAAGGATTCTCATTTGGCAAGCCTGCATCTAACACAGGTTCACCACTCTTTGAAGTCCTGCATCTAACACAGGTTCACCCCCTCTTTGGCAAGCCTGAAGCTAACACAGGATTCTCATTTGGCAAGCCTGCATCTAACACAGGTTCACCCCTCTTTGGCAAGCCTGAAGCTAACACAGGATTCTCATTTGGCAAGCTTGAATCTAACACAGGTTCGTCCCTCTTTGGCAAGCCTGAAGCTAACACAGGATTCTCATTTGGCAAGCCTGCATCTAACACAGGTTCACCACTCTTTGGAAGTCCTGCATCTAACACAGGTTCACCCCTCTTTGGCAAGCCTGAAGCTAACACAGGATTCTCATTTGGCAAGCCTGCATCTAACACAGGTTCACCCCTCTTTGGCAAGCTTGAATCTAACACAGGTTCGTCCCTCTTTGGCAAGCCTGAATCTAACACAGGTTCGTCCCTCTTTGGCAAGCCTGAATCTAACACAGGTTCGTCCCTCTTTGGCAAGCCTGAATCTAACACAGGTTCGTCCCTCTTTGGCAAGCCTGAATCTAACACAGGGCCCCTCTTTGGCAAGCCTGAAGCTAACACAGGATTCTCATTTGGCAAGCCTGCATCTAACACAGGTTCGTCCCTCTTTGGCAAGCCTGAATCTAACACAGGTTCGTCCCTCTTTGGCAAGCCTGAATCTAACACAGGTTCGTCCCTCTTTGGCAAGCCTGAATCTAACACAGGTTCGTCCCTCTTTGGCAAGCCTGAATCTAACACAGGTTCGTCCCTCTTTGGCAAGCCTGAATCTAACACAGGTTCGTCCCTCTTTGGCAAGCCTGAATCTAACACAGGTTCGTCCCTCTTTGGCAAGCCTGAATCTAACACAGGTTCGTCCCTCTTTGGCAAGCCTGAATCTAACACAGGTTCGTCCCTCTTTGGCAAGCCTGAATCTAACACAGGTTCGTCCCTCTTTGGCAAGCCTGAATCTAACACAGGTTCACCACTCTTTGGAAGTCCTGCATCTAACACAGGTTCACCCCTCTTTGGCAAGCCTGAAGCTAACACAGGATTCTCATTTGGCAAGCCTGCATCTAACACAGGTTCACCACTCTTTGGAAGTCCTGCATCTAACACAGGTTCACCCCTCTTTGGCAAGCCTGAAGCTAACACAGGATTCTCATTTGGCAAGCCTGCATCTAACACAGGTTCACCACTCTTTGGAAGTCCTGCATCTAACACAGGTTCACCCCTCTTTGGCAAGCCTGAAGCTAACACAGGATTCTCATTTGGCAAGCCTGCATCTAACACAGGTTCACCCCTCTTTGGCAAGCTTGCATCTAACACAGGTTCACCCCTCTTTGGCAAGCCTGAAGCTAACACAGGATTCTCATTTGGCAAGCCTGCATCTAACACAGGTTCACCCCTCTTTGGCAAGCTTGCATCTAAGACAGGTTCACCCCTCTTTGGCAAGCCTGAATCTAAAACAGGATCCTCCTTTGGCAAGCCTGCAGACCAGCCTGGTGTCGTGGAGATTTCTATTTTAGAAAACTAAACCAAGCATTCTCCTATCAATGAAGAAATGCTGTTATCAGGGTTACACATCATGGGATTACACTAGaaattgtaaataaataataatacaatgaGTTTTCCCATGTTAATATACACGTGTGTACTTTGATTTGTTATGCAGTACCAGTACTGTGATGGATTTGATGTTCTCTGTACTGAATTAAATGGATTTCTTCCACTgatttaaaaactgtaatataccCATGATAATTTAACAATTTTCTGCCAGAAGATGGCATTCAAACAACAGTCTCACTCTTATGCAGTCCCTAAATTCTCGTGGTCTGTTTTGAAAAATATGTATTCTGACTTCAATGGGACAATCTGGCTAAATACAAATGTGACAGCTTGATATTATGTTGGTGCAATTGTAGTTTCTTACATATTGTTTCTGTATTTACCATTAAGTACAATATGTACATAGCACTTAACACATGGATCTCACAGccatttttatgtatttgtttggtgtgtgtgtgtgtatgcatgtgtgttgcTGTTTTCATACTGACGGCctaccaatcaaatcaaatgttatttgtcacatgcgccgaataaaacgggtgtaaaccttaccgtgaaatgcttacttacaagcccttaaccaacaatgcagttcaagaaagagttaagaaaatatttactaaataaactaaagtttaaaaaaaatctacaaagtaacacaataacaaggctatgtaTCAGTacttagtcaatgtgcaggggcacaggttagtcaaggtcatttgtacatgtcggtaggggtaaagtgactatgcatagataataaatagcAGCAGTATAATAACAGatggagtgggggggggggtgtcaatgtaaacagtctgggtggccatttgattaattgttcagcagtcttatggcttgggggtagaagctgttaaggagtcttttggtcatagacttggcactctgctaccgcacgacaagcggtagtgacctccatcattcttaaatggaagaagtttggaaccaccaagactcttcctagagctggccgcccagccaaactgagcaatcgggggagaagagccttggtcagggaggtgaccaaggacccgatggtcactctgagagagctccagagttcatctgtggaatctttcagaaggacaacaatctctgcagcactctacctaTCAGgccttatggtagagtggccagacggaagccattctcagaccatgagaaacaagattcgctggtctgatgaaaccaagattgaactccttggcctgaatgccaagtgtcacgtctggaggaaacctggcaccatccctatggtgaagcatggtggtggcagtatcatgctgtagggatgtttttcagtggcagggactgggagaatagtcaggattgaaggaaagatgaatagagcaaagtgcagagatccttgatggaaacctgctccagagcactgagGACCTCaagctggggcgaaggttcaccttccaacaggacaacaaccctaagcaaacagccaagacaatgcagtggtggcttcgggacaagtctctgaatgtccttgagtggcccatcgacagcctggatttgaacccgacgctccccatccaacctgacagagcttgagaggatctgcagataagaatgggagaaaatccccaaatacaggtgtgccaagcttgtagcgtcatatccaaagagacttgaggctgtaatcgctgccaaaggtgcttaaacaaagtactgagtaaagggtctgaatatctaatgtgatatttctgtgaTATAACATTCTCAGGAAATATCACAAAAACCTTTATTAATAATCCATTATAAGTTCCTGTAATGACAATTCATGTTGAAATGCTGGAATAATCCCTAATTGTTCACTCACATTTTATAAAGGTGTAACAATGGCTTATTATTTGGACATTATAAGGTCTTGCCCTTTTAAAAAACATTATTCCACCActgacagtgttgg from Oncorhynchus tshawytscha isolate Ot180627B linkage group LG09, Otsh_v2.0, whole genome shotgun sequence encodes the following:
- the LOC112251677 gene encoding nuclear pore complex protein DDB_G0274915, which produces MKLFFSFTICSRSLQSVKYPPQFSILRSRLVTAHNLVSCRLDTMASKMTASVSLEQDLFKCPICLDLLKDPVTMPCGHSHCMGCIQGLWEQEDQMGGQICPQCKESLTQPWPTLNQNTILAEMVAKLKKTELQTAPLTEDVVACDFCTRGANQAVKSCLVCLASYCETHLKPHYENPSFGRHKLLDATRRLQERVCSTHHKLLEVYCRTDKLCVCVSCALYDHKGHVIVAASAERMEKQKETEATGGSCRQKVKEKEEEVEHLRGALMSFKRSAREAVLDSTRTLSELKVYLERRGNQVKEMIRAQEKVEVNWAEAQLQRLEQEIIALKKRDSELKKLTLTQDDAYFLQHYQDPRSSPVSEDLPSINIDPLCDFGTVKRAYTHFKEQLECFCDEGMKRILNTVKAIHMLQSPKPSQFSAPKTIGQANGSPPAFKPALVMGEPAVTCDSPLSLCTKSSILKCSSMSKPPTGSAILFTEKGPSNDTKPAARVETILTKPVSTTDNLLLTKSASNMNINPLLTKSSSNTEGFTKPASGAGIAVLNSTPATTTSSSIFNCPVGVCGKPAVDVDDFCKAALNTDSGPFTKLVSDNNSREKPSTGFSFGEPKCNAGSSLFGKPESNTGSPLFGKPKCNAGSSLFGKPESNTGSSLFGKPESNTGSSLFGKPESNTGSSLFGKPESNTGSSLFGKPESNTGSSLFGKPESNTGSSLFGKPESNTGSSLFGKPESNTGSSLFGKPESNTGSSLFGKPESNTGSSLFGKPESNTGSSLFGKPESNTGSSLFGKPESNTGSSLFGKPESNTGSSLFGKPESNTGSSLFGKPESNTGSSLFGKPESNTGSSLFGKPESNTGSSLFGKPESNTGSSLFGKPESNTGSSLFGKPESNTGSSLFGKPESNTGSSLFGKPESNTGSSLFGKLESNTGSSLFGKPESNTGSSLFGKPEAKGFSFGKPASNTGSPLFEVLHLTQVHPLFGKPEANTGFSFGKPASNTGSPLFGKPEANTGFSFGKLESNTGSSLFGKPEANTGFSFGKPASNTGSPLFGSPASNTGSPLFGKPEANTGFSFGKPASNTGSPLFGKLESNTGSSLFGKPESNTGSSLFGKPESNTGSSLFGKPESNTGSSLFGKPESNTGSSLFGKPESNTGSSLFGKPESNTGSSLFGKPESNTGSSLFGKPESNTGSSLFGKPESNTGSSLFGKPESNTGSSLFGKPESNTGSPLFGSPASNTGSPLFGKPEANTGFSFGKPASNTGSPLFGSPASNTGSPLFGKPEANTGFSFGKPASNTGSPLFGSPASNTGSPLFGKPEANTGFSFGKPASNTGSPLFGKLASNTGSPLFGKPEANTGFSFGKPASNTGSPLFGKLASKTGSPLFGKPESKTGSSFGKPADQPGVVEISILEN